A window of the Vigna angularis cultivar LongXiaoDou No.4 chromosome 3, ASM1680809v1, whole genome shotgun sequence genome harbors these coding sequences:
- the LOC108341055 gene encoding cyclin-dependent kinase inhibitor 4 → MGKYMKKAKPKGELALVESSTTNATTSYMGVRTRAKTLALQKSHPQPELAPSSDSYLQLRSRRLQKPPILLHSPRRNKHPNPKSPIPEPARLGLASEHDAALTARSHKEESALHENAEVQEASFGENVLDFEGRDRSTRESTPCSLIRDPDTVRTPGSTTRPTCSTDANRRTEHANRRQIPTSREMDEFFAEVEEAQQRKFIEKYNFDPVNEKPLPGRFEWEKLKP, encoded by the exons ATGGGGAAGTACATGAAGAAGGCGAAGCCAAAGGGAGAGCTGGCGCTTGTGGAATCCAGCACCACCAACGCCACCACCTCCTACATGGGAGTTCGAACCCGCGCCAAAACCCTAGCGCTTCAGAAATCACACCCTCAGCCCGAACTAGCTCCCTCATCCGATTCCTACCTCCAGCTCCGGAGTCGTCGCCTCCAGAAGCCTCCGATTTTGCTTCACTCTCCCAGGCGGAACAAACACCCGAACCCTAAATCACCAATCCCTGAACCTGCCAGGCTCGGACTCGCTTCGGAGCACGACGCTGCGCTCACAGCGCGCAGCCACAAGGAGGAGAGTGCTTTGCATGAGAATGCTGAGGTGCAGGAAGCGTCGTTTGGGGAGAATGTTTTGGATTTTGAAGGTAGAGATAG AAGCACTCGAGAATCCACACCTTGCAGTTTGATAAGGGACCCTGATACTGTCAGAACACCCGGTTCAACTACCAGGCCTACTTGCTCAACTGATGCTAATCGAAGAACCGAGCATGCAAATAGAAGGCAAATCCCAACTTCACGCGAAATGGATGAATTCTTTGCTGAAGTTGAAGAGGCCCAGCAAAGGAAGTTCATTGAGAA ATACAACTTTGATCCTGTGAATGAGAAGCCACTCCCAGGGCGTTTTGAATGGGAAAAGTTGAAACCCTAG